A single Lolium perenne isolate Kyuss_39 chromosome 6, Kyuss_2.0, whole genome shotgun sequence DNA region contains:
- the LOC127307039 gene encoding phosphoenolpyruvate carboxylase kinase 1, with amino-acid sequence MSADLNRDYEIGQELGRGRFGVVRRCVSRSTGEPFAVKSVDRSGLADDLDRELAELEPKLAQLAGAGNPGAVQTHAVYEDDVWTHTVMDLCSGPDLLDWVRRRRGAPVPEPVAADIVAQVAQALALCHRRGVAHRDVKPDNIVLDDVEDDGEDVCPRARLADFGSAAWIGGGRRAEGLVGTPHYVAPEVVSGEDYGEKADVWSAGVVMYVLLSGGALPFGGETAKDVLSAVMRGSVRFPPRLFSGVSPAAKDLMRRMMCRDEWRRFSAEQVLRHPWILSGGGSRAMEQPT; translated from the exons ATGAGTGCAGACCTAAACAGGGACTACGAGATTGGGCAGGAGCTCGGCCGCGGTCGGTTCGGCGTCGTCCGCCGCTGCGTCTCGCGCTCCACCGGCGAGCCCTTTGCCGTCAAGTCCGTGGACCGCTCCGGCCTGGCCGACGACCTCGACCGGGAGCTGGCGGAGCTGGAGCCGAAGCTGGCCCAGCTCGCCGGCGCCGGGAACCCGGGCGCCGTGCAGACGCACGCGGTCTACGAGGACGACGTCTGGACCCACACCGTCATGGACCTCTGCTCCGGCCCCGACCTGCTCGACTgggtccgccgccgccgcggcgcgCCCGTGccggagcccgtcgccgccgacatCGTCGCGCAGGTCGCCCAGGCGCTCGCCCTCTGCCACCGGCGCGGGGTGGCACACCGCGACGTGAAGCCCGACAACATCGTCCTcgacgatgtggaggacgatggtgAAGACGTGTGCCCGCGCGCGCGCCTCGCGGACTTCGGGTCGGCGGCGTGGATCGGGGGCGGGAGACGCGCGGAGGGCCTGGTGGGCACGCCCCACTACGTGGCCCCCGAGGTGGTGTCGGGCGAGGACTACGGCGAGAAGGCGGACGTGTGGAGCGCGGGCGTGGTGATGTACGTGCTGCTCTCCGGCGGCGCGCTCCCGTTCGGCGGCGAGACGGCCAAGGACGTGCTGTCGGCGGTGATGCGGGGCAGCGTGAGGTTCCCGCCCAGGCTGTTCTCCGGCGTGTCCCCCGCCGCCAAGGACCTCATGAGGCGCATGATGTGCCGCGACGAGTGGCGGCGCTTCTCCGCCGAGCAAGTCCTAC GCCACCCGTGGATCTTGAGCGGCGGAGGATCCCGAGCCATGGAGCAGCCAACCTGA